The Lynx canadensis isolate LIC74 chromosome D1, mLynCan4.pri.v2, whole genome shotgun sequence genome has a segment encoding these proteins:
- the LOC115526135 gene encoding olfactory receptor 10A3, giving the protein MKRQNQSSVVEFILLGFSNFPELQEQLFGVFLVVYLGTLMGNAIIIVIISLEQSLHVPMYLFLQNLSVVDVSFSAVIMPEMLVVLSTEKTLITFAECFAQMYFILFFGGTECFLLGAMAYDRFAAICHPLSYPMIMNKRVFMKLVMFSWVSGIMVATVQTTWVFSFPFCGPNEINHLFCETPPVLELACADTFLFEIYAFTGTILIVMVPFVLILLSYIRILFAILKMPSATGRQKAFSTCASHLTSVTLFYGTANMTYIQPKSGYSPETKKVMSLSYSLLTPLLNPLIYSLRNSEMKRALMKLWRRKVDSHIF; this is encoded by the coding sequence atgaaaaggcaaaatcAAAGCTCTGTGGTTGAATTCATCCTCTTGGGTTTTTCTAACTTTCCTGAACTCCAAGAGCAGCTCTTTGGGGTTTTCTTGGTTGTTTACCTTGGGACTTTGATGGGAAATGCCATCATTATAGTCATCATCTCCCTGGAACAGAGCCTCCACGTTCCCATGTACCTGTTCCTGCAGAACCTGTCTGTGGTGGATGTGAGTTTCAGTGCAGTCATTATGCCTGAAATGCTGGTGGTCCTCTCCACTGAAAAAACGTTAATTACTTTTGCAGAATGTTTTGCAcagatgtattttattcttttttttggtgggaCTGAATGTTTTCTCCTGGGGGCGATGGCTTATGACCGATTTGCTGCAATCTGCCATCCCCTGAGCTACCCAATGATTATGAACAAAAGGGTTTTCATGAAATTAGTAATGTTCTCATGGGTCTCAGGGATCATGGTGGCTACCGTACAGACCACATgggttttcagttttcctttctgtggCCCCAATGAAATCAATCATCTCTTCTGTGAGACTCCCCCTGTGCTAGAACTTGCATGCGCAGACACCTTTCTCTTTGAAATCTATGCATTCACTGGCACCATTTTGATTGTCATGGTCCCCTTTGTATTGATTCTCTTGTCTTATATTCGGATTCTCTTTGCCATCCTGAAGATGCCATCGGCCACCGGGAGGCAAAAGGCCTTTTCCACCTGTGCCTCCCATCTCACGTCTGTGACCCTCTTCTATGGCACAGCCAATATGACTTATATCCAACCCAAATCTGGCTACTCCCCAGAAACCAAGAAGGTGATGTCATTGTCTTACTCACTTCTTACACCTCTGTTGAATCCACTGATCTACAGCTTGAGAAACAGTGAGATGAAAAGAGCTTTGATGAAATTGTGGCGAAGAAAGGTGGATTCACACATATTCTGA